The proteins below come from a single Parazoarcus communis genomic window:
- a CDS encoding NCS1 family transporter: protein MTSNTEAIRAPGLQPGSEHTATTGHGKGLGEESLAPQQTRIMGKWSYLLAWFGGCVSIGTFAMGSSIVGTLNLLQATVAIAVGCFVIGIALAINGAAGYKYGIPFVVQARSAFGFAGTKFPGLVRAVPAIVWYGFQSWVGAGALNAVSASLFGFDNLVFWFIVFQFLQIGLSVLGFQGIKWLENIGSGFILVSLTYMFFSVIDKYGDVITERLVNIEGTWGLPFWGATMLFLGIYSTMMLNVSDYARELEKGVRRAPLTTIYAMSILPCTLFMGLIGLMVSGATGVADPIQVFSSAVDNKPLLIATLLFITFAQVTTNVLNNVVPPTYVLMDVFKLSFRSSAIIVGLLAFGTFPWELVKDESAAGLQFFVQTYSAFLGPIFAVLVVDYYIIRRRTLDLGKLYDENGPYRGVNYAGIVASLIGAGVALSFSSVSWYASLLPAGLSYWLLMKNWSACKRFCEN, encoded by the coding sequence ATGACGAGTAACACCGAGGCAATTCGTGCCCCCGGCCTGCAGCCGGGCAGCGAGCACACGGCCACAACCGGCCACGGCAAGGGGCTGGGTGAAGAATCCCTGGCGCCGCAGCAGACCCGCATCATGGGCAAGTGGTCCTATCTGCTGGCATGGTTCGGCGGTTGCGTGTCGATCGGCACTTTCGCAATGGGCTCGAGCATCGTCGGTACGCTGAACCTGTTGCAGGCCACGGTTGCCATCGCGGTCGGCTGCTTCGTGATCGGTATTGCGCTGGCCATCAACGGCGCTGCGGGCTACAAGTACGGCATTCCCTTTGTGGTTCAGGCGCGCTCGGCGTTCGGGTTTGCTGGAACCAAGTTTCCGGGGCTGGTACGGGCGGTGCCGGCCATCGTCTGGTATGGCTTCCAGAGCTGGGTGGGGGCAGGGGCGCTCAATGCGGTGTCGGCCTCATTGTTTGGCTTCGACAACCTGGTGTTCTGGTTCATCGTATTCCAGTTTCTGCAGATCGGCCTGTCGGTGCTCGGCTTCCAGGGCATCAAGTGGCTGGAGAACATCGGCAGCGGCTTCATCCTGGTGTCGCTGACCTACATGTTCTTCAGCGTCATCGACAAGTACGGCGATGTCATCACCGAGCGACTGGTGAACATCGAAGGCACCTGGGGCCTGCCGTTCTGGGGCGCAACCATGCTCTTTCTCGGTATCTACAGCACCATGATGCTCAACGTCAGCGACTATGCACGCGAGCTCGAGAAGGGCGTGCGCCGTGCGCCGCTGACGACGATTTACGCCATGTCCATCCTGCCGTGCACGCTGTTCATGGGCCTGATCGGGCTGATGGTGTCGGGTGCGACCGGTGTGGCCGATCCGATCCAGGTGTTTTCCAGCGCGGTAGACAACAAGCCGCTGCTGATCGCGACGCTGCTCTTCATCACCTTTGCGCAGGTCACCACCAACGTGCTCAACAACGTGGTGCCGCCAACCTATGTGCTGATGGACGTGTTCAAGCTGTCGTTCCGCAGTTCGGCGATCATCGTCGGCCTGCTCGCCTTTGGCACCTTCCCGTGGGAACTGGTCAAGGACGAATCCGCCGCTGGCCTGCAGTTTTTTGTGCAGACCTATTCGGCATTCCTGGGGCCGATCTTCGCTGTGCTGGTCGTCGATTACTACATCATCCGCCGCCGCACGCTGGATCTGGGGAAGCTGTACGACGAGAACGGACCCTACCGTGGGGTGAACTACGCAGGCATCGTGGCCTCATTGATCGGTGCGGGTGTCGCGCTGAGCTTTTCCTCTGTGTCCTGGTATGCCAGCCTGTTGCCTGCCGGCCTCAGCTACTGGCTGTTGATGAAGAACTGGAGCGCTTGCAAGCGTTTCTGCGAAAACTGA
- the alc gene encoding allantoicase, producing the protein MASHTPGAPVFAQPADLPEWALRSVDLASTRLGAKALFASDDFFAEVARMLNPEPAQFVPGKFDTNGKWMDGWESRRKRVAGYDWALVKLGVKGVIRGFDVDTSHFTGNYPPAVSIEACVSESDEVEVLTAASWTEILPATPLGPNAHHLLECASDAAWTHLRVNIFPDGGIARLRVYGRPVGGLENAAPDALVDLVAMENGGRAVSWNDASFGSSAAALMLPGPGKNMGDGWETRRRREPGNDWCVLELGAPGTIEKIEVDTAFFKGNFPDRCSVQAAFVSGGTDRSITTESMFWHTLLPEQKLAADSIHTYVEELTKLGTVSHVRFNIFPDGGVSRLRLWGKVAAK; encoded by the coding sequence ATGGCCAGTCACACCCCCGGCGCCCCCGTCTTTGCCCAACCCGCCGACCTGCCCGAATGGGCGCTGCGCTCGGTCGATCTCGCCAGCACCCGGCTGGGTGCGAAGGCGCTGTTCGCGTCCGACGACTTCTTTGCCGAAGTCGCCCGCATGCTCAATCCGGAGCCGGCGCAGTTCGTGCCCGGCAAGTTCGACACCAACGGCAAGTGGATGGATGGCTGGGAGTCGCGCCGCAAGCGCGTGGCAGGCTACGACTGGGCGCTGGTCAAGCTCGGCGTGAAGGGGGTGATTCGCGGCTTCGACGTCGATACCAGCCACTTCACCGGCAACTATCCGCCGGCGGTCTCGATCGAGGCCTGCGTGTCCGAGTCCGACGAGGTCGAGGTGCTCACGGCGGCAAGCTGGACCGAGATCCTGCCGGCGACGCCGCTCGGCCCGAACGCACACCACCTGCTCGAATGCGCGAGCGACGCGGCGTGGACGCATCTGCGCGTCAATATCTTCCCCGATGGCGGCATTGCCCGTCTGCGGGTGTATGGGCGTCCGGTGGGCGGACTGGAAAATGCCGCGCCGGATGCGCTGGTCGATCTGGTGGCGATGGAAAACGGCGGACGTGCGGTGTCGTGGAACGACGCCAGCTTCGGTTCGTCGGCCGCGGCGCTGATGCTGCCCGGACCTGGCAAGAACATGGGTGACGGCTGGGAGACCCGTCGCCGCCGCGAGCCTGGCAACGACTGGTGCGTGCTCGAACTGGGCGCGCCCGGCACGATCGAGAAGATCGAGGTCGACACCGCCTTCTTCAAGGGCAACTTCCCCGACCGTTGTTCGGTACAGGCCGCGTTCGTGAGCGGCGGCACCGATCGCTCGATCACCACCGAGAGCATGTTCTGGCACACCCTGCTGCCCGAGCAGAAGCTTGCGGCGGATTCGATCCACACCTATGTCGAGGAGCTGACGAAACTCGGCACGGTGAGCCACGTGCGCTTCAACATCTTTCCCGATGGTGGCGTGTCGCGTCTGCGTCTGTGGGGCAAGGTCGCCGCGAAGTAA
- a CDS encoding GntR family transcriptional regulator yields the protein MSKKRSPIDLGSLQSEETMTGSGRDEAIYRNLYAAIVENHLEPGTKLPEDTLAEAFGVSRTSIRKVLQRLAYERLVDIRLNRGATVAQPTVKEARDVFAARRIVECGAIAQVVARATPAKLDELRDIVRREQEAEARGDRRESIYLSGEFHVALSRLSENDTISDILAGLVSRSSLVIATFGSPMSGSCRHTEHHDVLDLIAAGDADGAREWMERHLRDVERSVVLLEENPAAPDLRRILDDVAQRQRRQR from the coding sequence TTGAGCAAGAAACGATCACCCATTGATCTGGGCTCGCTCCAGAGCGAAGAAACCATGACGGGTAGCGGACGTGACGAAGCGATCTACCGCAATCTTTACGCGGCCATCGTGGAGAACCATCTCGAGCCCGGAACCAAGCTGCCGGAAGACACGCTGGCCGAGGCCTTTGGCGTCAGCCGCACCAGTATCCGCAAGGTGCTTCAGCGCCTGGCTTACGAGCGGCTGGTCGACATCCGCCTGAACCGCGGCGCCACCGTGGCCCAGCCTACGGTCAAGGAGGCGCGTGATGTTTTCGCCGCACGTCGCATCGTCGAATGCGGCGCGATCGCGCAGGTCGTTGCCCGGGCGACGCCTGCGAAGCTCGACGAGTTGCGTGACATCGTGCGGCGTGAGCAGGAGGCGGAAGCGCGGGGCGATCGCCGCGAATCCATCTATCTGTCGGGCGAGTTTCATGTCGCGCTGAGTCGTCTGTCCGAGAACGACACCATCAGCGACATCCTCGCCGGGCTGGTATCGCGCTCGTCGCTGGTCATTGCCACCTTCGGCTCGCCGATGTCGGGCAGTTGTCGTCATACCGAGCACCACGACGTGCTCGATTTGATTGCAGCGGGCGATGCCGATGGCGCGCGCGAGTGGATGGAACGTCACCTGCGGGACGTGGAGCGCAGCGTCGTACTGCTCGAAGAGAACCCCGCTGCGCCCGATCTGCGCCGAATCCTCGACGACGTGGCGCAGCGCCAGCGCCGCCAGCGCTGA
- a CDS encoding aspartate/glutamate racemase family protein translates to MHIRLINPNTTASMTAKIGEAAARVAAAGTQTSACNPLAGPVSIESHFDEAISAVGVLEEIRRGETENIDAYIIACFGDPGLLAARELSRAPVIGIAEAAFHLATLISTRFSIVTTLGRTCIIAEHLLQSYGFAHHCRRVRAAEIPVLDLEDDGACALDRIIEECRRARDEDGVGAIVLGCGGMADLTAQIRDAVGLPIVEGVTAAVKLAESLVSLGLQTSKHGDLAFPRPKQFIGHFDYLSA, encoded by the coding sequence ATGCATATCAGGCTCATCAACCCCAACACCACGGCAAGCATGACCGCGAAGATCGGCGAGGCGGCCGCGCGTGTCGCCGCTGCCGGCACGCAGACCTCGGCCTGCAATCCGCTTGCGGGTCCGGTTTCGATCGAAAGCCATTTCGACGAGGCGATCAGCGCAGTCGGCGTGCTCGAAGAAATCCGTCGCGGCGAGACGGAGAACATCGACGCCTACATCATCGCGTGCTTCGGCGACCCCGGCCTGCTCGCCGCGCGTGAGCTGAGCCGTGCGCCGGTGATTGGCATTGCCGAGGCTGCCTTTCATCTAGCCACCCTGATCAGCACACGCTTCTCGATCGTGACCACGCTCGGTCGCACCTGCATCATCGCCGAGCACCTGCTGCAGAGCTATGGCTTTGCCCACCACTGCCGGCGCGTGCGCGCCGCGGAAATTCCGGTGCTCGACCTCGAGGACGATGGCGCCTGCGCGCTCGACCGCATCATCGAAGAGTGCCGCCGGGCGCGGGACGAAGACGGTGTAGGTGCGATTGTGCTCGGCTGTGGCGGCATGGCCGACCTCACCGCGCAGATCCGCGACGCGGTCGGTCTGCCGATCGTCGAGGGCGTGACCGCTGCGGTGAAGCTGGCCGAATCCCTCGTCAGCCTGGGGCTGCAAACCAGCAAGCATGGCGATCTCGCCTTTCCGCGCCCGAAGCAATTCATCGGGCACTTCGATTATCTGAGTGCATGA
- the alc gene encoding allantoicase — protein MASHTPGAPVFAQPADLPEWALRSVDLASTRLGAKALFASDDFFAEVARMLNPEPAQFVPGKFDTNGKWMDGWESRRKRVAGHDWALVRLGVKGVIRGFDVDTSHFTGNYPPAVSIEACVSESDEVEVLKAANWTEILPATPLGPNAHHLLECASDAAWTHLRVNIFPDGGIARLRVYGRPVGGLENAAPDALVDLVAMENGGRAVSWNDASFGSSAAALMLPGPGKNMGDGWETRRRREPGNDWCVLELGAPGTIEKIEVDTAFFKGNFPDRCSVQAAFVSGGTDRSITTESMFWHTLLPEQKLAADSIHTYVEELAKLGTVSHVRFNIFPDGGVSRLRLWGKVAAK, from the coding sequence ATGGCCAGTCACACCCCCGGCGCCCCCGTCTTTGCCCAGCCCGCCGACCTGCCCGAATGGGCGTTGCGCTCGGTCGATCTCGCCAGCACCCGCCTGGGCGCGAAGGCGCTGTTCGCGTCCGACGACTTCTTTGCCGAAGTCGCCCGCATGCTCAACCCCGAGCCGGCGCAGTTCGTGCCCGGCAAGTTCGACACCAACGGCAAGTGGATGGATGGCTGGGAGTCGCGCCGCAAGCGCGTGGCAGGCCATGACTGGGCATTGGTCAGGCTGGGCGTGAAGGGGGTGATTCGCGGCTTCGACGTCGATACCAGCCACTTCACCGGCAACTATCCGCCGGCGGTCTCGATCGAGGCCTGCGTGTCCGAGTCCGACGAGGTCGAGGTGCTCAAGGCCGCGAACTGGACCGAGATCCTGCCCGCCACGCCGCTCGGCCCGAACGCGCACCATCTGCTCGAATGCGCGAGCGACGCGGCGTGGACGCATCTGCGCGTCAACATCTTCCCCGATGGCGGCATTGCCCGCCTGCGGGTGTATGGGCGTCCGGTGGGCGGACTGGAGAATGCCGCGCCGGATGCGCTGGTCGATCTGGTGGCGATGGAGAACGGCGGACGTGCGGTGTCGTGGAACGACGCCAGCTTCGGTTCGTCGGCCGCGGCGCTGATGCTGCCCGGCCCCGGCAAGAACATGGGCGACGGCTGGGAGACCCGTCGCCGCCGCGAGCCTGGCAACGACTGGTGCGTGCTCGAACTGGGCGCGCCCGGCACGATCGAGAAGATCGAGGTCGACACCGCCTTCTTCAAGGGCAACTTCCCCGACCGTTGCTCGGTACAGGCCGCGTTCGTGAGCGGCGGCACCGATCGCTCGATCACCACCGAGAGCATGTTCTGGCACACCCTGCTGCCCGAGCAGAAGCTTGCGGCGGATTCGATCCACACCTATGTCGAGGAGCTGGCGAAACTCGGCACGGTGAGCCACGTGCGCTTCAACATCTTTCCCGATGGTGGCGTGTCGCGTCTGCGTCTGTGGGGCAAGGTCGCCGCGAAGTAA
- a CDS encoding DUF3830 family protein, with the protein MRHIAIDVGSFHFVARLEEAAAPLTSAAFLKLLPFTSKVIHSRWSGEAVWVPMGEFDTGLDFENHTNHPSRGDVLFYPGGFSETEILFAYGSSQFASKMGQLAGNHFLTVIEGNELLMEMGRTVLWKGAQEITFTDLGER; encoded by the coding sequence ATGCGTCACATTGCCATTGATGTCGGTTCTTTTCACTTTGTCGCCCGCCTCGAAGAGGCCGCAGCACCGCTCACCAGCGCAGCCTTCCTCAAGCTGCTGCCCTTCACCAGCAAGGTCATCCATTCGCGCTGGAGCGGCGAGGCGGTCTGGGTACCGATGGGCGAGTTCGACACCGGGCTCGACTTCGAGAACCACACCAACCACCCTTCGCGCGGCGATGTGCTGTTCTACCCCGGCGGCTTCTCCGAAACCGAGATCCTGTTCGCCTATGGCAGCAGCCAGTTCGCCAGCAAGATGGGGCAACTGGCCGGTAACCACTTCCTGACCGTCATCGAGGGCAACGAACTGCTCATGGAGATGGGCCGGACCGTGCTGTGGAAGGGCGCGCAGGAGATCACCTTCACCGATCTCGGCGAGCGCTGA
- a CDS encoding ureidoglycolate lyase: MTTPLSIQSLRVEPLSREAFAPFGEVIEASDAVKHFTINAGNTERYHDLANIEPGADGRVIVSIFRGQPRALPFRVEMMERHPLASQAFIPMSGKPYLVVVAPAGEPPTAMQLRVFVARGDQGVNYATGVWHHPLLALGAVCDFLVVDRAGPGHNCDEVTLDTVGLIDCVPL; this comes from the coding sequence ATGACCACCCCCCTCTCCATCCAGTCGCTTAGGGTCGAGCCGCTGAGCCGCGAGGCCTTCGCGCCTTTCGGCGAGGTCATCGAGGCCAGCGACGCGGTGAAGCACTTCACCATCAACGCCGGCAACACCGAGCGTTACCACGATCTGGCGAACATAGAACCCGGCGCAGACGGCCGGGTGATCGTGTCCATCTTCCGCGGCCAGCCGCGCGCCCTGCCCTTCCGCGTCGAGATGATGGAGCGCCATCCGCTGGCGAGCCAGGCCTTCATTCCGATGTCGGGCAAGCCCTACCTGGTGGTGGTGGCGCCCGCGGGTGAGCCGCCGACGGCTATGCAGTTGCGGGTGTTCGTGGCGCGTGGCGACCAGGGCGTGAACTACGCCACCGGCGTCTGGCATCACCCACTGCTCGCGCTTGGCGCGGTGTGCGACTTCCTCGTGGTCGACCGCGCAGGGCCGGGACACAACTGCGACGAGGTCACGCTCGACACCGTCGGCCTGATCGACTGCGTCCCGCTTTGA
- a CDS encoding NCS1 family nucleobase:cation symporter-1, with amino-acid sequence MEKIDMKIHKVDPSLYNDDLAPLEPGKRKWGWFEIFNVWSNDIQSLFGYTLAATLFISYGLNGWAVFAGILLAGIIVNFLVNLTGKPGVKYGIPYPVIARASMGVRGANFPALIRGIVAIFWYGVQTYFASTALGLLFNALLDHPGGPSFLGMDAVGWFSYAVVCVFQLGLFLRGFDWITNFLNWAGPLVYLVMIALLGVIWYKAGGGLLNELGSIFSGRGEHPGGPVAAFVAVVGTMVAYFAAVVINYGDFSRFVKNESQMKWGNFLGLPVSLAFFSFLALFITAGTAVLFGEVVTNPADMVAKVDNLALTIIAALTFFAATVGINLVANFIPAAFGLANLAPARISARTGGIITAVIAFFIGGLWVSLISNIGIAGFVDTLGAVLAPLYGIVVADYYLVRKQKLDLQDLFSAEPGSTYYFDNGWNKRALFAFSVASVFSVMSVWTPALAALSGFSWLFGALLGAVLHLVLMRRARVLPVPESA; translated from the coding sequence ATGGAAAAAATCGACATGAAGATCCACAAGGTGGATCCGAGTCTGTACAACGACGACCTCGCGCCGCTCGAACCGGGCAAGCGCAAGTGGGGCTGGTTCGAGATCTTCAACGTGTGGTCGAACGACATTCAGAGCCTGTTCGGCTACACGCTTGCGGCAACCCTGTTCATCTCATACGGCCTCAACGGCTGGGCGGTGTTTGCCGGCATCCTGCTCGCCGGCATCATCGTGAATTTTCTGGTGAATCTCACCGGCAAGCCCGGCGTGAAGTACGGCATCCCCTATCCGGTGATTGCGCGCGCCAGCATGGGGGTGCGCGGTGCCAACTTCCCGGCGCTGATTCGCGGCATCGTCGCCATCTTCTGGTACGGGGTGCAGACCTACTTCGCGTCCACCGCGCTGGGCCTGTTGTTCAACGCCTTGCTCGACCATCCCGGTGGCCCCAGCTTTCTCGGCATGGACGCAGTGGGCTGGTTCTCGTATGCCGTCGTGTGCGTATTCCAGCTGGGGCTTTTCCTGCGCGGGTTCGACTGGATCACCAACTTCCTGAACTGGGCGGGGCCACTGGTCTACCTGGTGATGATCGCGCTGCTGGGCGTCATCTGGTACAAGGCCGGCGGTGGTCTGCTCAACGAACTGGGCAGCATCTTCAGCGGCCGGGGCGAGCATCCGGGTGGGCCGGTCGCGGCCTTCGTGGCCGTGGTCGGCACCATGGTGGCTTACTTCGCTGCAGTGGTGATCAACTATGGCGACTTCTCGCGCTTCGTGAAAAACGAGTCGCAGATGAAATGGGGCAACTTTCTCGGTCTGCCGGTCAGTCTGGCCTTCTTCTCCTTCCTCGCGCTGTTCATCACCGCCGGCACAGCCGTGCTGTTTGGTGAGGTCGTGACCAACCCGGCCGACATGGTGGCCAAGGTGGATAACCTGGCGCTTACCATCATTGCCGCGCTGACCTTCTTCGCCGCCACCGTGGGCATCAACCTGGTGGCCAACTTCATCCCTGCCGCCTTCGGTCTCGCCAACCTGGCGCCGGCCCGCATCAGCGCCCGCACCGGCGGCATCATCACCGCGGTGATCGCCTTCTTCATCGGCGGGCTGTGGGTCTCGCTGATCAGCAACATCGGCATCGCGGGCTTCGTCGACACCTTGGGTGCCGTGCTGGCACCGCTCTATGGCATCGTCGTTGCCGACTACTACCTGGTACGCAAGCAGAAGCTCGACCTGCAGGACCTGTTCTCGGCCGAGCCGGGCTCCACTTACTACTTCGACAATGGCTGGAACAAGCGCGCGCTGTTCGCGTTCTCGGTGGCTTCGGTGTTCTCGGTGATGTCGGTATGGACGCCTGCGCTGGCCGCGCTGTCGGGATTCTCGTGGCTGTTCGGAGCCTTGCTCGGTGCGGTGCTGCACCTGGTGCTGATGCGCCGGGCGCGTGTGCTGCCGGTGCCCGAAAGCGCCTGA
- a CDS encoding ureidoglycolate lyase has protein sequence MTTPLSIQSLRVEPLSREAFAPFGEVIEACDAVKHFTINAGNTERYHDLANIEPGADGRVIVSIFRGQPRALPFRVEMMERHPLASQAFIPMSGKPYLVVVAPAGEAPTAAQLRVFVARGDQGVNYATGVWHHPLLALGGVCDFLVVDRAGPGHNCDEITLDTVGLIDCALP, from the coding sequence ATGACCACCCCCCTCTCCATCCAGTCGCTTAGGGTCGAGCCGCTGAGCCGCGAGGCCTTTGCGCCTTTCGGCGAGGTCATCGAAGCCTGCGACGCGGTGAAGCACTTCACCATCAACGCCGGTAACACCGAGCGCTATCACGATCTGGCGAACATCGAACCCGGCGCAGACGGCCGGGTGATCGTGTCCATCTTCCGCGGCCAGCCGCGCGCCCTGCCCTTTCGGGTCGAGATGATGGAGCGCCACCCGCTGGCGAGCCAGGCCTTCATCCCGATGTCGGGCAAGCCCTACCTGGTGGTGGTGGCGCCTGCGGGCGAGGCGCCGACGGCTGCGCAACTGCGGGTGTTCGTGGCCCGTGGCGACCAGGGCGTGAACTACGCCACCGGCGTCTGGCACCACCCGCTGCTCGCGCTTGGCGGAGTGTGCGACTTCCTCGTCGTCGACCGCGCAGGGCCGGGACACAACTGCGACGAGATCACGCTCGACACCGTCGGTCTGATCGACTGCGCCTTGCCTTGA
- the puuE gene encoding allantoinase PuuE: protein MKPDSNYPRDLIGYGRNPPHANWPGKARVAVQFVLNYEEGGENCVLHGDPGSEQFLSELFNAASYPERHMSMEGIYEYGSRVGGWRILREFERRGLPLTIFGVSTALERHPEMTAAFRELGHEIACHGWKWIHYQGVDEAIEREHMRIGMEIIERLTGERALGWYTGRDSPNTRRLVADYGGFLYDSDYYGDDLPFWTQVEKTDGSTTPHLIVPYTLDTNDMRFSLPQGFSHGDEFFEYLRDAFDVMYAEGEERPAMMSVGMHCRLLGRPGRFRALQRFLDHIEKHDRVWVCRRVDVARHWIEHHPHP from the coding sequence ATGAAGCCTGATTCGAACTACCCCCGCGACCTCATCGGCTACGGCCGCAACCCGCCGCATGCCAACTGGCCGGGCAAGGCCCGCGTGGCAGTGCAGTTCGTGCTGAACTACGAGGAAGGCGGCGAGAACTGTGTGCTCCACGGCGACCCGGGCAGTGAGCAGTTTCTGTCGGAGCTATTCAACGCGGCCAGCTACCCCGAGCGCCACATGTCGATGGAAGGCATCTACGAATATGGCTCGCGGGTCGGCGGGTGGCGCATCCTGCGCGAGTTCGAGCGTCGCGGGCTGCCGCTGACCATCTTCGGTGTGTCGACTGCGCTCGAGCGTCACCCCGAAATGACCGCGGCCTTCCGCGAGCTCGGCCACGAGATCGCCTGTCATGGCTGGAAATGGATTCACTATCAGGGCGTGGATGAGGCGATCGAGCGCGAGCACATGCGCATCGGCATGGAAATCATCGAGCGCCTCACCGGCGAGCGTGCGCTGGGCTGGTACACCGGGCGCGATTCCCCCAATACGCGGCGCCTGGTCGCGGACTACGGCGGCTTTCTGTATGACTCCGACTACTACGGCGACGACCTGCCGTTCTGGACCCAGGTCGAGAAAACCGACGGCAGCACCACGCCGCACCTGATTGTGCCTTACACGCTCGACACCAACGACATGCGTTTCTCGCTGCCGCAGGGCTTCTCCCATGGCGACGAGTTCTTCGAGTACCTGCGCGACGCGTTCGACGTGATGTACGCCGAAGGCGAAGAGCGTCCGGCCATGATGAGCGTGGGCATGCACTGCCGCCTGCTCGGCCGGCCAGGGCGTTTCCGTGCCTTGCAGCGCTTCCTCGACCATATCGAGAAGCACGATCGCGTGTGGGTGTGCCGCCGCGTGGATGTCGCGCGTCACTGGATCGAGCACCACCCGCATCCCTGA
- a CDS encoding DMT family transporter, which translates to MLSVRPARLAVVALLLMSLIWGYNWVVMKQVIRYVDPFDFSAIRTLLAAVALFTVVIIARRPLRPVALRQLLLLGLLQTAAFTALIQWALVSGGAGKTAILVYTMPFWLMPLAWWLLGERVRGVQWVATVVAAVGLVLILDPWSMAGSVMGNVLAVGGGLTWALATVVAKRMRRDHDFDLLSMTAWQMLFGAIALCVVALLVPSRPIDPTPYFFGALIYNAVFATALAWLLWLYVLQNLPAGVAGLSALGIPLIGALAGWIELGERPSTGEFAGMALIVVALALTSLWPLLQARRKA; encoded by the coding sequence ATGCTTTCGGTTCGTCCTGCCAGGCTGGCAGTTGTGGCGCTGCTGTTGATGTCGCTGATCTGGGGTTACAACTGGGTGGTGATGAAGCAGGTGATCCGGTACGTGGATCCCTTCGACTTTTCTGCGATCCGCACGCTGCTTGCTGCGGTCGCGCTGTTTACCGTCGTGATCATCGCGCGCCGGCCGCTGCGCCCGGTGGCACTGCGCCAGTTGCTCCTGCTCGGTCTGCTGCAGACGGCGGCGTTTACTGCGCTGATTCAGTGGGCGCTGGTCAGCGGCGGTGCGGGCAAGACGGCCATCCTCGTCTACACCATGCCGTTCTGGCTGATGCCGTTGGCGTGGTGGCTCCTTGGCGAGCGCGTGCGTGGCGTGCAGTGGGTTGCGACTGTGGTGGCGGCCGTCGGCCTGGTGCTCATCCTCGATCCCTGGTCGATGGCTGGCAGCGTGATGGGCAATGTGCTGGCGGTCGGCGGCGGCCTGACCTGGGCACTGGCAACGGTGGTGGCCAAGCGCATGCGGCGCGACCATGATTTCGACCTGCTGTCGATGACGGCCTGGCAGATGCTGTTCGGCGCGATTGCGCTGTGTGTGGTGGCCTTGCTGGTGCCGTCGCGCCCAATCGATCCGACGCCCTATTTCTTTGGCGCACTGATCTATAACGCGGTGTTCGCCACTGCGCTGGCGTGGTTGCTGTGGCTCTATGTGCTGCAGAACCTGCCCGCAGGCGTAGCCGGTCTGTCGGCGCTGGGTATTCCCTTGATCGGCGCGCTCGCGGGCTGGATCGAACTGGGTGAGCGGCCAAGTACAGGCGAGTTTGCCGGCATGGCGCTGATCGTTGTGGCGCTGGCGCTGACCAGCCTGTGGCCCTTGTTGCAGGCACGGCGAAAGGCCTGA
- the hyi gene encoding hydroxypyruvate isomerase codes for MPKFTANITLLFNEHDFLDRFQAAANAGFEGIELQFPYAFDKDTVAERLDRSGLPLVLHNLPAGDWDAGERGIACDPARVGEFQDGVGRAIEYAQALRCQQLNCLAGIAPAGVPAETVHQTFVDNLRFAAEALKRAGIRLLIEPVNTWDIPGFHLCRTAQAIDIIETVGSDNLFLQYDIYHAQRMEGELGNTIARHLPKIAHMQLADTPGRHEPGSGEINFAWLFRHIDQLGYQGWIGCEYKPAAGTVEGLGWMKALAG; via the coding sequence ATGCCCAAGTTCACCGCCAACATCACCCTGCTGTTCAACGAGCACGATTTTCTCGACCGCTTCCAGGCTGCTGCCAATGCGGGATTTGAAGGGATCGAACTCCAGTTTCCCTATGCCTTCGACAAGGACACGGTCGCCGAGCGACTGGATCGCAGCGGGCTTCCTCTGGTGCTGCACAACCTGCCCGCGGGCGACTGGGACGCGGGTGAGCGCGGCATTGCCTGCGATCCGGCGCGGGTTGGCGAGTTTCAGGATGGTGTCGGTCGCGCAATCGAATACGCACAGGCGCTCCGCTGCCAGCAGCTCAACTGTCTCGCCGGCATTGCGCCGGCAGGCGTGCCCGCCGAGACGGTGCACCAGACCTTCGTCGACAACCTGCGCTTTGCCGCCGAGGCGCTGAAGCGAGCGGGTATCCGCCTGCTGATCGAACCGGTAAACACCTGGGACATCCCCGGCTTTCATCTGTGCCGCACCGCGCAGGCAATCGACATCATCGAAACAGTCGGTTCCGACAACCTGTTCCTGCAGTACGACATCTATCACGCGCAGCGCATGGAGGGCGAACTGGGCAACACGATCGCCCGTCATCTGCCGAAGATCGCCCACATGCAGCTTGCCGACACACCGGGGCGGCACGAGCCGGGCAGCGGAGAGATCAACTTCGCATGGCTGTTCCGGCATATCGACCAGCTTGGCTATCAGGGCTGGATCGGCTGCGAATACAAACCGGCTGCCGGCACGGTCGAAGGCCTCGGCTGGATGAAGGCACTTGCGGGCTGA